From the genome of Triticum aestivum cultivar Chinese Spring chromosome 3B, IWGSC CS RefSeq v2.1, whole genome shotgun sequence, one region includes:
- the LOC123069014 gene encoding uncharacterized protein: MSAGRSQHTATSSMRRRQEAERAVAEERERAAVAAAAAVARVSRLAAAELAAARAEVEAARAEVEAAAAAEAAREATADAKALRGSPDSSSSSAPADDGADADRAKVAQEQTAQWAAEHARAPGGGAHHDGGCNDQDRGLYEVRTVVRDVGSSVGWPTLTKTNYVEWAGIMKVRLQVRRMWEAVQDSNVDHLEDRRALDALIAAVPPEMQFSLSNKRTAKEAWDAIAAARIGSDRARKSILQALRKEWENLGFKPGEDVDDFVLHLNTLLQKMVKFGDATYTEERAVEKLFRCIPEKYKQMARSIESLLDLSTMTIEKAIGRLKVVDTDEPQPPSGPVTTGGKLLLTREQWDPSLGDRKKGEPSSSTGGRKRGKQRKARRGPRAGHKDVPKVTPAEAPRTAPLASPSRHKTTVATTVAGLAIGPMSVGNHDKARLTSHRRRRRWLCSWHMQALSYPWRLQSQRLSSTSMSQKHTLFSAMAPGRTRLRGGASTPVPPTT, from the coding sequence ATGTCTGCAGGTCGCTCTCAGCACACGGCTACCTCGAGCATGCGGCGCCGGCAGGAGGCCGAGCGCGCCGTGGCAGAGGAGCGTGAGCGAGCGGCTGTAGCAGCAGCTGCTGCAGTGGCAAGAGTGTCGAGGCTGGCTGCAGCGGAGCTGGCAGCAGCCAGAGCGGAGGTAGAAGCAGCcagggcggaggtagaagcagcagcagcagcagaagcagcccgTGAGGCTACGGCGGATGCCAAGGCACTCCGCGGCAGCCCTGATAGCTCCAGCAGCTCCGCGCCTGCGGACGACGGCGCCGACGCAGATCGCGCCAAAGTGGCGCAGGAGCAAACGGCGCAGTGGGCAGCCGAGCACGCCCGCgctccaggtggaggcgcgcaccaCGACGGCGGCTGCAACGACCAGGATCGCGGCCTCTACGAGGTACGGACTGTGGTTAGGGATGTTGGTTCCAGTGTTGGGTGGCCTACCCTCACTAAAACCAACTACGTCGAGTGGGCCGGGATCATGAAGGTCAGGCTCCAGGTGCGGCGCATGTGGGAGGCAGTCCAGGACAGCAACGTCGACCACCTAGAGGATCGACGGGCACTGGACGCCCTCATCGCCGCAGTCCCGCCCGAGATGCAGTTCTCGCTTTCCAACAAGCGGACTGCCAAGGAGGCTTGGGACGCCATCGCCGCAGCACGCATCGGCAGCGATCGTGCTCGCAAGTCCATCCTGCAGGCACTTCGTAAGGAGTGGGAGAACCTGGGCTTCAAGCCAGGTGAGGACGTTGATGACTTTGTTCTCCATCTCAACACTCTGCTGCAGAAGATGGTGAAGTTTGGCGATGCCACCTACACCGAGGAGAGAGCTGTCGAGAAGCTTTTTCGGTGCATTCCCGAGAAGTACAAGCAGATGGCTCGCTCGATCGAGTCGTTGCTGGACCTCTCCACGATGACGATCGAGAAGGCGATAGGCCGTCTCAAGGTCGTCGACACCGACGAGCCACAGCCCCCCTCGGGGCCCGTCACCACCGGCGGGAAGCTGCTCCTAACTCGGGAGCAGTGGGATCCCAGCCTTGGTGATAGGAAGAAGGGGGAGCCTTCCTCCTCGACGGGCGGCCGCAAGCGTGGCAAGCAGCGTAAGGCGCGAAGAGGCCCCCGGGCAGGGCACAAGGACGTGCCGAAGGTGACGCCCGCGGAGGCACCAAGGACGGCGCCGCTGGCAAGCCCAAGCCGGCACAAGACAACAGTTGCCACAACTGTGGCCGGTTTGGCCATTGGGCCAATGAGTGTCGGCAACCACGACAAGGCCAGGCTCACGTCGCACAGGCGAAGGAGGAGATGGCTCTGTTCATGGCACATGCAAGCATTGAGCTACCCTTGGCGACTCCAGTCACAAAGGCTTTCATCCACCTCGATGAGCCAAAAGCACACGCTCTTCTCGGCGATGGCTCCGGGAAGGACAAGGCTACGGGGTGGTGCCTCGACACCGGTGCCACCCACCACATGA
- the LOC123069015 gene encoding uncharacterized protein, whose protein sequence is MDDHRCSMPNRRIRAPTPPPPPPHPPPPCVLRAPPPVPSTQVTQGLEDLKFGGSEEILQELVTQIKQKEQDLKKDFKAIQDLISESGFGWDRDRMMVVAPDSVWEALKARKKKDALRWQDKSFPYYNDLFALYDGRYAQGRSCRGMDYYANKARELSQVTTSYSQQLEGPEEHHRSPTPNLPAPVESCMHIDTEEDNGSTNWFCTDDPLHLEAVNSTQVKDSALHVQSEDAIPTPFSSKQTPHMSMELPEDIRRNCQPSHSARELTSAKRGEDRRLILVLMISTRGT, encoded by the exons ATGGATGACCACCGGTGCAGCATGCCCAACCGGCGGATCCGAgcacctactcctcctcctcctccacctcatcCGCCCCCTCCCTGTGTCCTTCGAGCTCCACCCCCCGTTCCATCGACACAAGTCACACAAGGGTTGGAAGATCTGAAATTTGGAGGAAGTGAGGAGATCTTGCAAGAATTAG TAACACAGATAAAACAAAAGGAGCAGGATCTGAAGAAAGATTTTAAAGCTATACAAGACTTGATATCTGAAAGTGGTTTCGGTTGGGATCGTGATAGAATGATGGTGGTTGCTCCGGACAGTGTTTGGGAGGCATTAAAGGCCCGTAAGAAAAAAGATGCCCTCCGTTGGCAAGACAAGTCATTCCCATACTATAATGATCTATTTGCTCTATATGATG GGCGCTATGCTCAAGGAAGGAGTTGTCGTGGCATGGATTATTATGCAAACAAGGCCAGAGAACTCTCTCAGGTCACTACATCATATTCGCAACAGTTGGAAGGTCCCGAGGAGCATCATCGCTCACCTACACCGAACTTACCTGCTCCTGTGGAATCGTGCATGCATATTGATACTGAAGAGGACAATGGAAGCACTAATTGGTTCTGCACCGATGATCCATTACACCTAGAAGCTGTGAACTCAACTCAAGTGAAAGATTCTGCATTACATGTTCAATCAGAAGATGCAATACCAACACCATTTTCTTCAAAGCAAACCCCACATATGTCGATGGAACTTCCAGAAGACATACGTAGAAATTGTCAACCATCTCATTCTGCTCGTGAGCTTACTAGTGCTAAGAGGGGGGAAGACAGAAGACTAATTCTAGTATTGATGATTTCCACGAGAGGTACCTGA